In Halorhodospira halophila, a genomic segment contains:
- the ispD gene encoding 2-C-methyl-D-erythritol 4-phosphate cytidylyltransferase, translating into MMARYWAVIPAAGVGRRMGGGDGPKQYRSLLGRPVIGWALERLLGHPKVAGAVVALAADDGYWNALGLADELPDKPVHRVDGGAERRDSVRAALDYLSGIAGPEDRVLVHDAVRPCLSAAELDRLIEEGGPAADGALLATPVRDTLKRAAAGCVDATVSRDGLWQAQTPQLFPLERLSAALDAALAAGVAVTDEAQAVEWHGGHPRLVTGEAGNLKITHQADLDLAAAVLAAQRAATERERTA; encoded by the coding sequence GTGATGGCGCGCTACTGGGCGGTGATACCGGCGGCGGGTGTCGGTCGGCGTATGGGGGGCGGGGATGGCCCCAAGCAGTACCGTTCGCTGTTGGGTCGGCCCGTTATCGGCTGGGCCCTGGAGCGCCTGCTCGGGCACCCAAAGGTAGCCGGGGCTGTCGTGGCGCTGGCTGCCGACGACGGCTACTGGAATGCCCTGGGCCTGGCCGACGAGCTGCCGGACAAGCCCGTGCACCGTGTTGATGGAGGCGCCGAGCGGCGCGATTCGGTGCGGGCGGCCCTGGATTACCTAAGCGGGATCGCCGGGCCGGAGGACCGCGTGCTGGTCCACGATGCCGTGCGTCCTTGTCTCAGCGCGGCGGAGCTGGACCGGCTGATCGAGGAGGGTGGCCCGGCCGCCGATGGGGCGCTGCTGGCGACCCCCGTGCGCGATACCCTCAAGCGTGCCGCCGCGGGGTGCGTGGATGCCACCGTCTCTCGGGACGGGCTATGGCAGGCGCAGACGCCGCAGCTTTTCCCGCTGGAGCGTCTTTCCGCGGCACTGGATGCGGCCCTTGCGGCCGGTGTCGCCGTCACCGACGAGGCGCAGGCTGTGGAGTGGCACGGCGGTCACCCGCGTCTGGTGACCGGCGAGGCCGGCAATCTGAAGATCACTCACCAGGCTGACCTGGATCTGGCTGCCGCCGTGCTCGCGGCGCAGCGGGCGGCCACAGAGAGGGAGCGAACGGCGTGA
- the ftsB gene encoding cell division protein FtsB, producing the protein MRWVNGLLGVLLILLQGQLWFGQASIPGLLELRSAVAAQQAENERAEARNEALAAEVENLKESTEALEERARYELGMIRQDEVFYQVVEE; encoded by the coding sequence ATGCGTTGGGTGAACGGGTTGCTCGGCGTGCTGCTGATCCTGCTGCAGGGCCAGCTCTGGTTCGGGCAGGCCAGCATCCCCGGCCTGCTTGAGCTGCGCAGCGCAGTCGCCGCGCAGCAGGCGGAGAACGAGCGGGCCGAGGCGCGCAACGAGGCCCTGGCAGCCGAGGTGGAAAACCTCAAGGAGAGCACGGAGGCCCTCGAGGAGCGGGCACGCTATGAGCTCGGCATGATCCGTCAGGATGAGGTCTTCTACCAGGTCGTGGAGGAGTGA
- the eno gene encoding phosphopyruvate hydratase, whose translation MANIERVIGREVLDSRGNPTVEADVWLDDGSFGRAAVPSGASTGSREAVELRDGGARYNGKGVRTAVEHVNTTIREALQGVSADDQAALDRQLIELDGNPNKDRLGANAILAVSMAVAQAAARSRGLPLYRHLQQEGSSAQLPAPMMNILNGGEHADNSVDIQEFMIMPLGFDRFSEALRCGAEIFHALKKVLNERGLSTAVGDEGGFAPDLPSNEAALEAIIEAVERAGYQPGEQVALALDVASSELHSNGRYRLASEGRDFDAASFADYLAQLVDRYPIVSIEDGMDESDWDGWKILTERLGDRVQLVGDDLFVTNPQILRQGIDRGIANSILIKLNQIGTVTETLEAIRMADEAGYTSVVSHRSGETEDVAIADLAVATRATQIKTGSLCRSDRVAKYNQLLRIEQELGDDARYAGRDALRPEQG comes from the coding sequence ATGGCGAACATCGAGCGTGTCATCGGCCGCGAGGTACTGGACTCCCGCGGCAACCCCACCGTCGAGGCGGATGTCTGGCTGGATGACGGCAGCTTCGGCCGCGCCGCGGTCCCCTCCGGGGCCTCGACCGGCAGCCGTGAGGCGGTGGAGCTGCGTGACGGCGGAGCGCGCTACAACGGCAAGGGGGTGCGCACCGCGGTGGAGCATGTCAATACCACCATCCGCGAGGCGCTGCAGGGCGTCAGTGCTGACGATCAGGCCGCCCTGGACCGGCAGCTGATCGAGCTTGACGGCAACCCCAACAAGGACCGCCTCGGTGCCAACGCCATCCTCGCCGTGTCCATGGCCGTGGCCCAGGCGGCGGCGCGCAGCCGCGGACTGCCCCTTTACCGCCACCTCCAGCAGGAGGGCTCCTCGGCTCAGTTGCCGGCACCGATGATGAATATCCTCAACGGCGGTGAGCACGCCGACAACAGCGTGGACATCCAGGAGTTCATGATCATGCCCCTCGGGTTCGATCGGTTCTCCGAGGCCCTGCGCTGTGGCGCCGAGATCTTCCACGCCCTGAAGAAGGTCCTCAACGAGCGCGGACTCTCCACGGCCGTCGGCGACGAAGGTGGCTTCGCCCCGGATCTGCCCTCCAACGAGGCGGCGCTGGAGGCCATCATCGAGGCCGTGGAGCGCGCCGGCTATCAGCCTGGTGAGCAGGTGGCCCTGGCTCTCGACGTGGCGAGCTCCGAGCTCCACAGCAACGGCCGCTATCGACTCGCCTCCGAGGGTCGTGACTTCGATGCGGCCTCTTTTGCCGACTACCTGGCGCAGCTCGTCGACCGGTATCCGATCGTCTCCATCGAGGACGGCATGGATGAGTCCGACTGGGACGGCTGGAAGATCCTAACCGAGCGCCTCGGGGACCGGGTGCAGCTGGTGGGCGACGACCTGTTCGTCACCAATCCGCAGATCCTGCGCCAGGGGATCGATCGCGGCATCGCCAACTCGATCCTGATCAAGCTCAATCAGATCGGTACGGTGACCGAGACGCTGGAGGCGATCCGCATGGCCGACGAGGCCGGCTACACTTCGGTGGTTTCCCACCGTTCGGGCGAGACCGAGGATGTGGCGATTGCCGATCTGGCCGTGGCGACGCGGGCGACCCAGATCAAGACCGGTTCGCTGTGCCGCTCGGATCGGGTGGCCAAGTACAACCAGCTGCTGCGCATCGAGCAGGAGCTTGGCGACGATGCCCGTTACGCGGGTCGCGACGCGCTCCGCCCCGAGCAGGGGTAG
- the kdsA gene encoding 3-deoxy-8-phosphooctulonate synthase, producing MELCGFRAGLEQPLFLIAGPCVIESEQLALDSAHELRELCRELGVPLIYKSSFDKANRSSAQSYRGPGMEAGLRVLERVRGELGVPVITDVHEDTPLDEVASVVDALQTPAFLCRQTNFIQRVAACGLPVNLKKGQFLAPWDMAHVVDKARATGNRQILVCERGVSFGYNNLISDMRALAVMRDTEAPVVFDATHSVQLPGGQGHASGGQREFVPVLARAAVAAGVSGLFMETHPDPERALSDGPNAWPLERMRELLETLIALDRVVKERGFAEQ from the coding sequence ATTGAGCTTTGCGGGTTCCGCGCCGGCCTCGAGCAGCCGCTGTTCCTGATCGCCGGCCCCTGCGTGATCGAGTCCGAGCAGCTGGCGCTGGACAGTGCCCACGAGCTGCGCGAACTCTGCCGCGAACTCGGCGTCCCGCTGATCTACAAGTCGTCCTTTGACAAGGCCAACCGCTCCTCGGCCCAGAGCTATCGCGGCCCCGGCATGGAGGCGGGGCTGCGGGTACTTGAGCGGGTGCGCGGCGAGCTTGGGGTGCCGGTGATCACCGACGTCCACGAGGACACCCCGCTCGACGAGGTCGCCTCCGTGGTCGATGCCCTCCAGACCCCGGCCTTTCTCTGTCGCCAGACCAACTTCATCCAGCGGGTGGCCGCCTGCGGGCTCCCGGTCAACCTGAAGAAAGGGCAGTTCCTCGCCCCCTGGGATATGGCTCACGTCGTCGACAAGGCGCGCGCCACCGGCAATCGGCAGATTCTGGTCTGCGAGCGCGGGGTATCGTTCGGCTACAACAACCTGATCTCCGACATGCGGGCGCTGGCCGTGATGCGTGACACCGAGGCGCCGGTGGTCTTCGACGCCACGCATTCGGTGCAGTTGCCCGGTGGCCAGGGTCACGCCTCGGGCGGCCAGCGGGAGTTCGTTCCCGTGCTCGCGCGGGCCGCGGTGGCTGCCGGCGTGTCGGGGCTGTTCATGGAAACCCATCCGGATCCCGAACGCGCGCTGTCCGACGGCCCGAATGCGTGGCCACTGGAGCGGATGCGCGAACTCCTTGAGACGCTGATCGCCTTGGATCGCGTGGTCAAGGAGCGGGGATTCGCCGAGCAATGA
- a CDS encoding CTP synthase has translation MTRYLFITGGVVSSLGKGISAASLGTILQARGLSVTLIKLDPYINVDPGTMSPFQHGEVYVTDDGAETDLDLGHYERFVRAPVSRRNNFTTGRIYESVIRKERRGDYLGGTVQVIPHVTDEIKRCIQEGADDVDVALVEIGGTVGDIESLPFLEAIRQMGTELGRERCLFMHLTLVPFIGTAGEMKTKPTQHSVKELRSIGIQPDILVCRAAHPIPEEERRKIALFTNVDPRAVIAALDVPNIYQIPEELHQQGLDHIVAEKWGLELPPANLGDWHRVVEIMSNPEGEVTVAMVGKYVDLTDAYMSLNEALRHAGIQARQRVNIRYVDSESLEREGCAALEGADAILVPGGFGQRGIEGKIEAVRYAREHRVPYLGICLGMQLAVIEYARHRAGLENAHSTEFIRHPHHPVIGLITEWMTDDGDLEQRGEADDLGGTMRLGGQPCRLGAGSLINQVYGKDRIVERHRHRYEFNNHYRERLAEAGLSFSGWSQDGRLVEVVELPDHPWFIGCQFHPEFTSTPRDGHPLFASFVRAAMARRDGTAQALNYEQH, from the coding sequence ATGACGCGTTATCTATTCATTACCGGTGGCGTGGTTTCCTCCCTGGGCAAGGGCATCTCGGCCGCCTCCCTGGGGACCATCCTCCAGGCGCGCGGCCTGAGCGTGACCCTGATCAAGCTCGACCCGTACATCAATGTCGACCCGGGGACGATGAGCCCTTTCCAGCACGGCGAGGTCTACGTCACTGACGACGGGGCCGAGACGGATCTGGATCTGGGTCACTACGAACGGTTCGTGCGTGCCCCGGTCAGTCGCCGCAACAACTTCACGACGGGCCGGATCTACGAGAGCGTGATCCGCAAGGAGCGCCGTGGGGACTACCTCGGTGGTACTGTGCAGGTCATCCCCCACGTCACCGATGAGATCAAGCGCTGCATCCAGGAGGGTGCCGACGATGTCGACGTCGCGCTGGTCGAGATCGGTGGGACGGTGGGCGATATCGAGTCGCTGCCCTTCCTCGAGGCGATCCGTCAGATGGGTACTGAGCTCGGGCGTGAGCGGTGCCTGTTCATGCATTTGACCCTGGTGCCGTTCATCGGCACCGCCGGGGAGATGAAGACCAAGCCGACGCAGCACTCGGTCAAGGAGCTGCGCTCGATCGGCATCCAGCCGGATATCCTGGTCTGCCGCGCGGCGCACCCGATCCCCGAGGAGGAGCGGCGCAAGATCGCCCTGTTCACCAACGTCGATCCGCGCGCGGTGATCGCGGCGCTGGATGTGCCGAACATCTATCAGATCCCCGAGGAGTTGCATCAGCAGGGGCTGGATCACATCGTCGCCGAGAAGTGGGGCTTGGAGCTGCCGCCGGCGAACCTGGGGGACTGGCACCGGGTCGTGGAAATCATGTCCAACCCGGAGGGCGAGGTGACGGTGGCCATGGTTGGCAAGTACGTCGACCTGACCGACGCCTACATGTCTCTCAACGAGGCTTTGCGTCACGCCGGTATCCAAGCCCGGCAGCGGGTGAATATCCGCTATGTCGACTCGGAGTCCCTGGAGCGCGAGGGGTGCGCGGCACTGGAGGGGGCGGACGCGATCCTAGTGCCGGGTGGCTTCGGGCAGCGTGGTATCGAGGGCAAGATCGAGGCCGTGCGCTATGCTCGGGAGCATCGGGTACCGTACCTCGGCATCTGTCTGGGCATGCAACTGGCAGTCATCGAGTATGCACGGCACCGGGCGGGGCTGGAGAACGCCCACAGCACCGAGTTCATCCGCCACCCGCACCATCCGGTGATCGGTCTGATCACCGAGTGGATGACCGACGACGGTGACCTCGAGCAGCGCGGTGAGGCCGACGACCTGGGCGGCACCATGCGCTTGGGCGGGCAGCCCTGTCGGCTTGGCGCCGGGAGCCTGATCAATCAGGTCTACGGCAAGGATCGGATTGTCGAGCGCCATCGCCACCGTTACGAATTCAACAACCACTACCGTGAGCGCCTGGCCGAAGCGGGCCTGAGCTTCTCGGGGTGGTCCCAGGACGGCCGGCTGGTCGAGGTCGTGGAGCTACCCGACCACCCCTGGTTCATCGGCTGTCAGTTCCATCCGGAATTCACCTCCACGCCCCGGGACGGGCATCCGCTGTTCGCCAGTTTCGTGCGGGCAGCGATGGCCCGTCGCGACGGTACTGCGCAGGCCCTGAATTATGAGCAGCATTGA
- a CDS encoding helix-turn-helix domain-containing protein, translating into MVGVSKQAARGWLEGQNFPTREHIALLARALGVRHGWLEYGEGPMHPGEVLAESGGAEYSASRFTLDEGEVRLISVYRRLDVTSRAAVDQLINVLSDCFGSDEGPRGGDS; encoded by the coding sequence ATGGTCGGGGTATCCAAGCAGGCGGCGCGCGGCTGGCTCGAGGGCCAGAACTTCCCCACCCGGGAGCACATCGCCCTTCTCGCCCGGGCGCTGGGCGTGCGCCACGGCTGGCTGGAGTACGGCGAGGGGCCGATGCACCCCGGTGAGGTGCTGGCCGAGTCGGGTGGTGCCGAGTATTCGGCGTCCCGTTTCACTCTCGATGAGGGGGAGGTGCGCCTGATCTCGGTCTATCGTCGGCTCGACGTCACCTCGCGGGCCGCCGTGGACCAACTCATCAACGTCCTGAGCGATTGCTTCGGCTCCGACGAAGGGCCGCGTGGCGGAGACTCCTGA
- a CDS encoding M1 family metallopeptidase, whose amino-acid sequence MCRLARILAAALLATLPVAAASSWPDDPQAEMDVRLHPDDGRLEGRLTLQLPDEGPFSLAVGPGYRIDEVALDAGSAEKLGQRGVILRPGEATEARLRWSGEPGEESRGAHLRPEGAWLAAEAGWYPRPAERRTGYRLNVTVPEPLQVVAEGTRVDERISDGLRRVEFRHPAPARGITLFAGEWEQRSRSVRHGTVHTFFPEHLAEHHDLYLEKTGAYLDEYSDWIGPPPHETYSVVAAPYPVGLAFAGFTALGEQVIPLPFIPETSLPHEVVHNWWGRGVYTDYDEGNWNEALTYYMGDYHQAAQRDTEQAQRLRGDWLRSQAALPDAADYPLSEFRHNRGTVDEIIGYQRGAQLFHTLRRSLGEAAFDQAVRRFYARHAHQEASWSELETAFAGAAEDEGADAETVPALFEWFLSATRAPDLELDERTLEVAHEGDDRFRIRVDIAWDEDGYPVSVPVVLKGEHGRLDERDIRLQPGERTRIEFTSETAPRYLQADPDHHLYRQLALGEGVSILRDTLLAESVTLVASWDGLEAAAERALRGEVEPGAPDRDRPLLIVGPREAVSEHLEAIKACVTDRIRPVDRSPVAWASTTGGGQPLIALAAEDAEEAREALQRLARYGRHSYVGFGSGHDAETGLYNPADRHGLRLPLADQLDAD is encoded by the coding sequence ATGTGCAGGCTCGCCCGCATCCTCGCCGCTGCCCTGCTCGCCACCCTGCCGGTGGCGGCTGCCAGCTCGTGGCCCGATGACCCACAGGCCGAGATGGATGTCCGCCTGCACCCCGACGATGGCCGGCTCGAGGGGCGCCTGACTCTGCAACTTCCGGACGAGGGACCATTCTCCCTGGCTGTCGGGCCGGGATACCGCATCGACGAGGTGGCGCTCGACGCCGGTAGCGCGGAGAAACTGGGCCAACGGGGGGTCATCCTGCGCCCCGGGGAGGCCACTGAAGCCCGGCTGCGCTGGTCCGGCGAACCCGGCGAGGAAAGCCGGGGTGCCCACCTGCGACCCGAGGGCGCCTGGCTCGCCGCGGAGGCCGGCTGGTACCCCCGCCCGGCGGAACGGCGTACGGGCTACCGGCTGAACGTCACTGTGCCGGAACCTCTCCAGGTGGTGGCCGAGGGAACGCGCGTCGATGAGCGCATTTCAGACGGCCTGCGCCGCGTCGAGTTCCGCCATCCGGCGCCAGCGCGTGGCATCACCCTGTTCGCCGGCGAATGGGAGCAACGCAGCCGATCCGTCCGTCACGGGACCGTCCACACGTTCTTCCCTGAACACCTCGCGGAGCACCACGACCTCTACCTGGAGAAGACCGGGGCCTACCTGGACGAATACAGCGACTGGATCGGCCCGCCACCGCACGAGACCTACTCGGTGGTCGCCGCACCATACCCCGTGGGCCTGGCTTTTGCCGGATTCACCGCCCTCGGCGAGCAGGTCATCCCCCTGCCCTTCATCCCGGAGACCTCGCTGCCCCACGAAGTCGTCCACAACTGGTGGGGCCGCGGTGTCTACACCGACTACGACGAAGGGAACTGGAACGAGGCCCTGACCTACTACATGGGCGATTACCACCAGGCCGCGCAGCGGGATACCGAGCAAGCGCAGCGCCTGCGAGGAGACTGGCTGCGCAGCCAGGCCGCGCTCCCCGATGCGGCTGACTACCCGCTCAGCGAGTTCCGGCACAACCGGGGGACGGTCGACGAGATCATCGGCTACCAGCGCGGCGCCCAACTCTTCCATACCCTGCGCCGAAGCCTCGGCGAAGCGGCTTTCGACCAGGCAGTGCGCCGGTTCTACGCCCGGCACGCCCACCAGGAGGCCAGCTGGTCGGAGCTCGAGACCGCCTTCGCGGGAGCTGCGGAGGACGAGGGCGCGGACGCCGAAACCGTCCCTGCGCTGTTCGAGTGGTTCCTTTCGGCCACCCGCGCCCCGGATCTGGAACTGGATGAACGCACGCTCGAGGTCGCCCACGAGGGGGACGACCGCTTTCGGATCCGGGTAGACATTGCCTGGGATGAGGACGGCTACCCGGTCTCTGTCCCCGTCGTGCTTAAGGGCGAACACGGCCGTCTGGACGAACGGGACATCCGCCTGCAACCGGGGGAGCGAACCCGGATCGAGTTCACCAGCGAGACCGCTCCCCGCTACCTACAGGCCGACCCGGACCACCACCTGTACCGCCAGCTGGCCCTCGGTGAGGGAGTCTCCATCCTGCGCGACACCCTGCTGGCCGAGTCCGTGACCCTGGTCGCTAGCTGGGACGGCCTGGAAGCAGCCGCCGAGCGGGCGCTGCGCGGCGAGGTCGAGCCCGGCGCCCCGGATCGCGACCGCCCCCTTCTGATCGTCGGCCCCAGGGAAGCGGTCAGCGAACACCTCGAGGCGATCAAGGCCTGCGTCACTGATCGGATCCGGCCGGTGGACCGTTCCCCCGTCGCCTGGGCCAGCACCACCGGGGGCGGACAACCGCTGATCGCCCTCGCCGCCGAGGACGCCGAAGAGGCTCGCGAGGCGCTGCAGCGTCTGGCGCGCTACGGCCGGCACAGCTACGTCGGCTTCGGTAGCGGCCACGATGCCGAGACCGGGCTCTACAACCCCGCCGACCGCCACGGGCTGCGCCTGCCCCTGGCCGATCAGCTGGACGCCGACTGA
- the tilS gene encoding tRNA lysidine(34) synthetase TilS, whose translation MLDPGALVARLLALAPAAAGYRVAFSGGRDSTALLHALAEGRDELPAPLGAVHIDHGLHAGSARWAEHCRAVCQRLGVALECRRVDVPSPVGQGLEAAAREARYRAFSALVAPGECLVLAHHAEDQAETFLLRALRGGGLHGLCAMPTTRPLGRGRLARPLLEVPRASLTAYLQARGADWIEDPANRDPAHDRVYLREHVLPALAARWPDAAGRLQAGVAALQADQALLDGYLDSDLAAARAADGRPAVAELLRLAPYRRQAVLRHWLVRSGHRPPPGRRLAVGVQALLESGEGAQPELRWPDGCIRRYRGRLHLLPAESLGADPDPEPCSWFGRGALSLAGGTLSARWSPRGIDGQLLAQGVTVVFRAAVLDADARRRLQRLYQRLGVPPWERSRVPVVFSGHRPIAVPGYGVAPSCRAMPGVRLLWQPPRVAGQSASS comes from the coding sequence GTGCTCGACCCCGGGGCGCTGGTGGCGCGGTTGTTGGCCTTGGCCCCCGCGGCCGCGGGCTACCGGGTCGCCTTCAGCGGCGGGCGGGATTCCACGGCACTGCTTCACGCCCTGGCCGAAGGCCGCGATGAGTTGCCAGCGCCGCTGGGTGCAGTCCATATCGATCACGGCCTGCACGCCGGATCGGCCCGCTGGGCGGAGCATTGCCGGGCCGTGTGCCAGCGCCTGGGGGTGGCACTCGAGTGCCGCCGCGTGGATGTGCCTTCCCCCGTCGGTCAGGGCCTGGAGGCCGCCGCCCGGGAGGCGCGCTACCGGGCTTTCAGTGCCCTGGTGGCCCCCGGCGAGTGCCTTGTCTTGGCGCACCACGCCGAGGATCAAGCCGAGACCTTCCTGCTCCGGGCACTGCGCGGGGGGGGGCTGCACGGGCTGTGCGCCATGCCGACAACCCGACCGCTGGGGCGGGGTCGGTTGGCGCGGCCGCTGCTGGAGGTGCCGCGTGCCTCTTTGACGGCCTACCTGCAGGCCCGTGGTGCGGACTGGATCGAGGATCCGGCCAATCGGGATCCTGCCCATGACCGGGTCTATCTGCGCGAGCATGTGCTGCCGGCGTTGGCGGCGCGCTGGCCGGATGCAGCTGGCCGCCTGCAGGCGGGGGTGGCTGCCCTGCAGGCGGATCAGGCCTTGCTGGATGGCTACCTGGACAGCGATCTGGCGGCGGCGCGTGCCGCCGACGGGCGCCCGGCGGTAGCTGAGCTGCTGCGACTGGCGCCGTATCGGCGTCAGGCCGTGCTTCGCCACTGGCTGGTTCGTTCCGGGCACCGTCCGCCGCCGGGCCGGCGGCTGGCCGTCGGCGTGCAGGCGCTACTTGAATCGGGCGAAGGGGCTCAGCCGGAGTTGCGTTGGCCGGACGGGTGCATCCGCCGCTACCGGGGGCGGCTCCACTTGCTGCCCGCCGAGTCGTTGGGCGCGGATCCCGATCCGGAGCCGTGCTCCTGGTTTGGCCGGGGGGCGCTGAGCCTGGCCGGGGGCACGTTGTCAGCGCGGTGGAGCCCGCGGGGTATCGACGGACAACTCCTTGCGCAGGGGGTGACGGTGGTCTTCCGTGCCGCAGTGCTGGATGCGGATGCCCGGCGCAGGCTGCAGCGCCTGTATCAGCGGTTGGGTGTCCCGCCCTGGGAGCGCAGCCGGGTTCCGGTGGTCTTCTCCGGTCATCGCCCGATCGCCGTGCCGGGCTACGGCGTGGCCCCATCGTGCCGGGCCATGCCGGGGGTGCGACTGCTGTGGCAACCGCCTCGTGTCGCGGGTCAGTCGGCGTCCAGCTGA
- a CDS encoding acetyl-CoA carboxylase carboxyltransferase subunit alpha, which produces MTKNFLDFEQPIAELEAKIEELRNVGQDSEVNINEEIQRLEAKSRSLTEKIFSSLSAWQIVQLARHPERPYFFDYVERIFTDFQELHGDRAYADDAAIAGGLARFDGRPVMVIGQQKGRDTKEKVRRNFGMPRPEGYRKALRLMRMAERFGLPIFTFIDTPGAYPGVGAEERGQSEAIARNLAEMAQLRVPVICTVIGEGGSGGALAISVGNRLLMLRYSVYSVISPEGCASILWKSSERAADAAEAMQMAAERLHDLGVVDRVIPEPLGGAHRDYDAMTESVREVLREEWGRVAQMSPDELVADRHRRLAGIGQPQG; this is translated from the coding sequence ATGACCAAGAACTTTCTGGATTTCGAGCAGCCGATCGCCGAGCTAGAAGCCAAGATCGAAGAGCTGCGCAACGTCGGCCAGGATTCCGAGGTCAACATTAACGAGGAGATCCAGCGCCTCGAGGCCAAGAGCCGCTCGCTGACGGAGAAGATCTTCTCCTCGCTGAGCGCCTGGCAGATCGTGCAGCTGGCCCGTCATCCCGAGCGCCCCTACTTCTTCGACTACGTTGAGCGGATCTTCACCGATTTCCAGGAGCTTCACGGTGACCGAGCCTATGCCGACGATGCCGCCATCGCCGGTGGCCTGGCGCGCTTCGACGGCCGCCCGGTGATGGTCATCGGGCAGCAGAAGGGGCGGGATACCAAGGAGAAGGTGCGGCGCAATTTCGGCATGCCCCGACCGGAGGGGTATCGCAAGGCGCTTCGGCTGATGCGCATGGCGGAGCGCTTCGGTCTGCCGATCTTTACGTTCATCGATACGCCGGGCGCTTATCCCGGCGTCGGCGCCGAAGAGCGCGGACAGAGTGAGGCCATTGCGCGGAATCTGGCCGAGATGGCACAGCTGCGCGTTCCGGTGATCTGCACCGTGATCGGTGAAGGCGGGTCGGGCGGCGCGCTGGCGATCAGCGTTGGCAATCGACTGCTGATGCTGCGCTACTCGGTGTATTCGGTGATTTCGCCAGAGGGGTGCGCCTCGATCCTGTGGAAGAGTTCCGAGCGGGCCGCGGATGCGGCCGAGGCCATGCAGATGGCGGCCGAGCGGCTGCACGACCTGGGGGTCGTCGATCGCGTGATCCCCGAGCCGCTCGGGGGCGCCCACCGGGACTACGACGCGATGACCGAGAGCGTGCGCGAGGTGCTGCGCGAGGAGTGGGGGCGGGTCGCGCAGATGAGCCCGGATGAGCTCGTGGCCGACCGGCACCGGCGGCTTGCGGGGATCGGTCAGCCCCAGGGGTAA
- a CDS encoding fumarylacetoacetate hydrolase family protein, translated as MRITTVVHQGVTRVAIHEQGDRWAVSPVAGDLGGHLCAGTLPEAGYDWPRVTAEALTFLAPLPQPPRNIMCLGLNYADHARESQQAKGDELALPEAPVVFTKATTTVAGPYADFLLDPAVTRELDWEVELGVVIGRGGRHIPESEALQHVFGYTVINDLSARDLQFRHKQFFLGKSVDGSCPMGPWITTADAVPDPHGLALSCQVNGTTQQQSHTGEMVFSIPAVIATLSRVMTLVPGDIIATGTPAGVGFARTPPRFLQAGDIVTCEVEGLGTLRNRIVAPDP; from the coding sequence ATGCGCATCACCACCGTTGTTCACCAGGGCGTCACCCGGGTCGCCATCCACGAACAGGGCGACCGCTGGGCCGTCTCACCCGTCGCGGGTGATCTGGGCGGACACCTGTGCGCCGGCACCTTACCCGAGGCCGGCTACGACTGGCCGCGGGTCACGGCCGAGGCCCTGACGTTCCTGGCTCCGCTGCCGCAGCCACCCCGCAACATCATGTGCCTGGGCCTGAACTACGCCGACCACGCCCGAGAGTCGCAACAGGCCAAGGGTGACGAGCTGGCGCTGCCCGAGGCGCCGGTGGTCTTTACCAAGGCAACGACCACCGTCGCCGGCCCATACGCGGACTTCCTCCTCGACCCAGCCGTCACCCGGGAGTTGGACTGGGAGGTGGAGCTCGGCGTGGTGATCGGCCGGGGTGGCCGGCACATCCCGGAGAGCGAGGCACTACAGCATGTCTTCGGCTATACGGTGATCAACGACCTGTCGGCACGTGACCTGCAATTCCGGCACAAGCAGTTCTTCCTCGGCAAGTCGGTGGACGGCAGCTGCCCGATGGGGCCCTGGATCACCACCGCCGACGCGGTACCCGATCCCCACGGCCTTGCCCTCTCCTGTCAGGTCAACGGCACCACCCAGCAACAGTCGCATACCGGCGAGATGGTCTTCTCCATCCCCGCGGTCATCGCCACGCTCTCGCGGGTCATGACCCTGGTTCCCGGGGATATCATCGCCACCGGCACGCCGGCCGGCGTCGGTTTTGCCCGCACCCCGCCCCGCTTCCTGCAGGCCGGGGACATCGTCACCTGTGAGGTCGAGGGGCTCGGCACCCTGCGCAACCGCATCGTGGCACCGGACCCGTGA